The following proteins come from a genomic window of Sander vitreus isolate 19-12246 chromosome 14, sanVit1, whole genome shotgun sequence:
- the LOC144528658 gene encoding peptidyl-prolyl cis-trans isomerase FKBP14-like isoform X1: MLLTVLSCLCSCLLLLLLSVSGGKLPEAEVNIEVLHRPFLCHRKSKYGDILLVHHQGYFENGTMFHDSRTEGDKQAVWFTLGIREVIKGWDKGLQDMCSGEKRKLIIPPALAYGKEGKGKIPPESTLTFVIEVLEIRNGPRSHESFQEMDLNDDWRLSKHEVKVYLRKEFERHGYAPNDTLHENMVEDIFAKEDENKDGFISSREFTYKHDEL, translated from the exons ATGCTGCTGACCGTGCTGAGCTGCTTGTGctcctgcctgctgctgctgctgctgtctgttaGCGGGGGGAAGCTGCCTGAAGCTGAGGTGAACATAGAAGTTCTGCACAGACCTTTTCTCTGTCATCGAAAATCAAAGTACGGAGACATACTGCTGGTACATCATCAGGGATACTTTGAGAATGGGACCATGTTTCATGACAG TCGGACCGAAGGTGACAAACAGGCAGTGTGGTTTACACTGGGCATCAGAGAAGTGATCAAAGGCTGGGATAAAGGCCTGCAGGACATGTGTtctggagagaagaggaaactCATCATACCGCCAGCTCTGGCCTAcgggaaggaaggaaaag GTAAGATCCCACCTGAAAGCACACTGACCTTCGTCATCGAGGTGCTTGAGATCAGAAATGGGCCGAGGTCACACGAGTCCTTCCAGGAGATGGACCTCAACGACGACTGGAGGCTCTCCAAGCATGAG GTGAAAGTGTATCTGAGGAAAGAGTTTGAGCGTCACGGCTACGCTCCCAACGACACTCTACACGAGAACATGGTGGAGGACATCTTTGCCAAAGAGGATGAGAACAAAGACGGCTTCATATCGTCCCGAGAGTTTACGTACAAACACGATGAACTTTAA
- the LOC144528658 gene encoding peptidyl-prolyl cis-trans isomerase FKBP14-like isoform X3, whose protein sequence is MKAVYSHVGDCELPSGTGAVCFHYFLQFFKDRTEGDKQAVWFTLGIREVIKGWDKGLQDMCSGEKRKLIIPPALAYGKEGKGKIPPESTLTFVIEVLEIRNGPRSHESFQEMDLNDDWRLSKHEVKVYLRKEFERHGYAPNDTLHENMVEDIFAKEDENKDGFISSREFTYKHDEL, encoded by the exons ATGAAAGCTGTTTACAGTCATGTTGGTGACTGTGAATTACCCAGTGGAACGGGGGCAGTTTGCTTCCATTATTTTCTTCAATTCTTTAAAGA TCGGACCGAAGGTGACAAACAGGCAGTGTGGTTTACACTGGGCATCAGAGAAGTGATCAAAGGCTGGGATAAAGGCCTGCAGGACATGTGTtctggagagaagaggaaactCATCATACCGCCAGCTCTGGCCTAcgggaaggaaggaaaag GTAAGATCCCACCTGAAAGCACACTGACCTTCGTCATCGAGGTGCTTGAGATCAGAAATGGGCCGAGGTCACACGAGTCCTTCCAGGAGATGGACCTCAACGACGACTGGAGGCTCTCCAAGCATGAG GTGAAAGTGTATCTGAGGAAAGAGTTTGAGCGTCACGGCTACGCTCCCAACGACACTCTACACGAGAACATGGTGGAGGACATCTTTGCCAAAGAGGATGAGAACAAAGACGGCTTCATATCGTCCCGAGAGTTTACGTACAAACACGATGAACTTTAA
- the LOC144528658 gene encoding peptidyl-prolyl cis-trans isomerase FKBP14-like isoform X2: MGPCFMTVCSTEEKVPMKAVYSHVGDCELPSGTGAVCFHYFLQFFKDRTEGDKQAVWFTLGIREVIKGWDKGLQDMCSGEKRKLIIPPALAYGKEGKGKIPPESTLTFVIEVLEIRNGPRSHESFQEMDLNDDWRLSKHEVKVYLRKEFERHGYAPNDTLHENMVEDIFAKEDENKDGFISSREFTYKHDEL, translated from the exons ATGGGACCATGTTTCATGACAG TTTGTTCTACTGAAGAAAAAGTCCCAATGAAAGCTGTTTACAGTCATGTTGGTGACTGTGAATTACCCAGTGGAACGGGGGCAGTTTGCTTCCATTATTTTCTTCAATTCTTTAAAGA TCGGACCGAAGGTGACAAACAGGCAGTGTGGTTTACACTGGGCATCAGAGAAGTGATCAAAGGCTGGGATAAAGGCCTGCAGGACATGTGTtctggagagaagaggaaactCATCATACCGCCAGCTCTGGCCTAcgggaaggaaggaaaag GTAAGATCCCACCTGAAAGCACACTGACCTTCGTCATCGAGGTGCTTGAGATCAGAAATGGGCCGAGGTCACACGAGTCCTTCCAGGAGATGGACCTCAACGACGACTGGAGGCTCTCCAAGCATGAG GTGAAAGTGTATCTGAGGAAAGAGTTTGAGCGTCACGGCTACGCTCCCAACGACACTCTACACGAGAACATGGTGGAGGACATCTTTGCCAAAGAGGATGAGAACAAAGACGGCTTCATATCGTCCCGAGAGTTTACGTACAAACACGATGAACTTTAA
- the LOC144529462 gene encoding uncharacterized protein LOC144529462, whose product MDLAKLAVSFHILLCSVWARHSYMDSILSARSALRFLEEPLTFDPCCLMSPPPPPLFPPPPHQWKRGITTDGIGMLEPSVSGREVQEKQKPVMPGCLPGPPGPRGPEGHNGLPGIRGPKGEKGEIGRPGSKGRTGAPGLPGKPGLPGWRGPEGPQGEKGDPGLMGLPGLRGPPGPKGFPGYKGDKGSYGDPGAAGPKGDKGSIGLPGMLGQKGEQGPKGEPGVIGKRGPTGRPGKRGKQGMKGHTGAPGVMGPQGPPGPNGHPGPPGAPASGLYLVGEKGEKGPPGPAGRCDCDSTLGANNAPFGSYTQRGGLNKVPAIFVVNSEEEMDRVRLDNAIVFRKDQRLLYFKDKEGWKPIQPFQPFQSTEKVPDRVGVCGDGKVQAQHGEECDDGNQIVTDACLNCKWAYCGDGYKHDGIEECDGKDFGYQTCKSYLPGSFGQLRCTESCLIDSTGCKYFT is encoded by the exons ATGGATCTGGCCAAACTTGCAGTGTCCTTCCACATTcttctgtgttctgtgtggGCCCGTCACTCTTACATGGACAGCATCCTCTCAGCCCGCTCAG CTCTCAGGTTTCTGGAAGAGCCGTTGACATTTGACCCCTGTTGTCTCATGTCACCGCCTCCCCCGCCGCTCTTCCCTCCGCCACCTCACCAGTGGAAGCGGGGCATTACC ACGGATGGTATTGGCATGTTAGAGCCAAGTGTTTCTGGACGAGAGgtacaggaaaaacaaaaacctgtGATGCCTGGGTGTTTACCTGGACCTCCAGGACCCAGGGGCCCAGAG GGTCACAATGGATTACCCGGCATAAGAGGACCAAAAGGGGAGAAG GGAGAAATTGGACGTCCAGGGTCAAAG GGTCGTACAGGAGCTCCAGGCCTCCCAGGGAAACCAGGGCTACCAGGATGGCGTGGTCCAGAGGGACCCCAG ggagagaaaggggaccCAGGACTCATGGGATTACCAGGACTGAGGGGACCACCAGGGCCAAAG ggttttcCCGGTTATAAAGGAGATAAG ggcaGCTATGGTGACCCTGGAGCAGCAGGACCAAAAGGCGATAAG GGTTCCATTGGTTTGCCTGGGATGCTTGGACAGAAG GGTGAGCAGGGACCAAAGGGAGAGCCAGGAGTCATAGGGAAAAGAGGGCCTACTGGACGGCCTGGGAAGAGAGGCAAACAG GGCATGAAGGGCCACACTGGAGCCCCAGGTGTCATGGGCCCCCAAGGACCCCCAGGTCCAAACGGCCATCCAGGGCCACCTGGTGCACCCGCCTCAG GTCTCTATCTAGTCggggaaaagggagagaagggTCCTCCAGGTCCAGCAGGTCGCTGTGACTGTGATTCCACTCTTGGTGCAAATAATGCTCCTTTCGGAAGCTACACTCAACGGGGCGGCCTCAATAAAGTCCCTGCA ATATTTGTGGTAAacagtgaggaggagatggaCCGTGTACGCCTAGACAATGCAATAGTATTCAGGAAGGATCAGCGGTTGCTCTACTTCAAAGATAAAGAGGGATGGAAGCCCATACAG CCCTTCCAGCCCTTCCAGTCCACAGAGAAAGTCCCGGACAGAGTCGGTGTGTGTGGGGACGGAAAGGTGCAGGCTCAGCACGGAGAGGAGTGTGATGATGGAAACCAGATTGTCACAGATGCTTGTCTCA ACTGTAAGTGGGCCTACTGTGGAGATGGCTACAAACATGATGGCATTGAGGAGTGTGATGGAAAGGACTTTGGTTATCAGACCTGCAAATCCTATCTTCCTGG GTCCTTTGGGCAGCTCCGTTGCACCGAATCTTGCCTCATTGATTCCACTGGTTGCAAGTATTTCACCTGA